The Callithrix jacchus isolate 240 chromosome 7, calJac240_pri, whole genome shotgun sequence DNA window CCCAaaccagcacacacacagcaaatgCTGTCCACTCCTGGCTTAGCACCAGATATTCAAAGTGACTTCAAAACGTAACTGAGAAGTAACTGAAGTCAACAACGTTcatgataaataaaatgaaagctatTTCCCTTTTAAGAGAAACTACTTCAAAAGGAGTTGGgggtaggaagaaaaagaaggaaggaagaaaacccagCTGAAACTTGGTGTTTACTTGAAGAGGAGCCAGCAGAATGTAGTGCACAGACAGTGTCACAGCACAGAGGGAAGGCATCGCTCAGAAGGCTTCCTTGGTGCTATTAAATTTCTCTGGTGGCAGCCTGGGCTGGGAAGGCAAGGCACAGAAGTTGCATTCAGGGTTCTGAGGACCAGGAGGTGGTATCTGTGAACTTACAGGGATAGAACGGCTCAGGAATCTtgctgaagaagaagaagaaagcccAGTGTAGGGGGGTTGAAGGATGGTGCTGTGCTCCTCTGTCTTGGCGCTTTGGGAGCCTGGGGGGCTGTTCAGGTTGCCCCCATTGCTGTTGCTGCTTCTGTTGTACTGATTGTTGTTGAGCTCAGGGTAATTTCTGGTAGTTGGCTGGGAGCTGCCATTCAAGAGGTTGGTAAACGGGCTGGCTGTGAAACCGGCCTTAGAGGATGAGGAGGTCTTTTTGTTCTCTGGATCATCTGTTGCAGCATTCAAGTTCCCTAGAGAACTGGCTAGCCGGGAGTTTATGGAAAAGCTGAATGGAAAACACAAATGAGGAGGGAAAAAACAGACAACAGTGTATACTTACACAGAACTCATGTTTCTAAAACACATACTCATGACATTAGGGGAACAGGATGAAGACAATTCCGATCAATGTGAATGATGACAGGGTGACTTCTTCATCACCTTGATGTTATGATAATATGTAGCCTTGAATTATACATATCATGTTCCTTTGTCAAAAGCAGTTAACTAGGACCCAAGAAATTGGCTAAAACACTTTGACTACAGATCTCAAAATAGAACATCTGGGAATTTTATTTACCCTGGGACGGGAAGCAAAGGAAAAGGGCCATATAAGGGGAGAGTTAAAAGCAGACGTAAGTACATATTCAATCACATGACTACATCAAACCTCCCCACCGATTTTGGTTAGTTTTCCCCTGCCTGAATGTCTCAGCTGAGAAATGACAATATCATTTATATATGCAACTGAACTCCATTTTCTAGCCCACACTAAGCCAGTTGCAGACTCACTAGAAGAAGAGCATGCTCTACCCCATTCCCTCCACAGCCTTGTCTCCTGCCTTGCAAGACAGGAATGAAGCCCCAAAGATCACAGGGTCCTCTGTGGTTTCTCATCTTCTCCCTTGTCCCCTCCCCTCTGACAAAACTACAGCCAAACTCTTCAGCTGCAAGCTTCCTTTACCTTTAGCCAGCACCTTGGAAGAGGGCGAGAAAAATTACCTTCTTACAGTGGTGCCTGAAGACAAAGAAGCTCTGTTGATCCTCTTGGCTGTCGCTGAAGGGGACAGTGCCACTTTTGATGTCTTCAGAGCAGGTGCAGATCCTTGCGGGGAAGAACTTAATCTTTGTGgagaaaaatggcaaaatgtCAGGATAAAGTAGTCTTATCATTCAGCAACTAACTAGGACaagataaattaataaatcttAATGATATCATGACAGGTCCTAATAGCGATGACAGCAGCAGGCAACACTGACACACTACCTAATTCTGCCAGGCGCCGTCTGAGAACCTTAAAG harbors:
- the CDC14A gene encoding dual specificity protein phosphatase CDC14A isoform X10 is translated as MKHYRFTHGEIIAWIRICRPGSIIGPQQHFLEEKQASLWVQGDIFRSKLKNRQSSEGSINKILSSLDDMSIGGNLSKIQNMERFGENNLEDDEDVEMKNGITQGDKLRALKSQRQPRTSPSCAFRLDDTKGHPRAVSQPFRLSSSPQGSAPALKTSKVALSPSATAKRINRASLSSGTTVRSFSINSRLASSLGNLNAATDDPENKKTSSSSKAGFTASPFTNLLNGSSQPTTRNYPELNNNQYNRSSNSNGGNLNSPPGSQSAKTEEHSTILQPPYTGLSSSSSARFLSRSIPVSSQIPPPGPQNPECNFCALPSQPRLPPEKFNSTKEAF